A stretch of the Halictus rubicundus isolate RS-2024b chromosome 16, iyHalRubi1_principal, whole genome shotgun sequence genome encodes the following:
- the Teh1 gene encoding tipE homolog 1 phospholipid transfer protein isoform X2, whose protein sequence is MRGSSSELLLEASCVQCQSDHPSQHRHQQDEKHDFQTRELRRRKLLEFGFGASRRRPPRRTCRQRFNFYATSALAFVATSGGAALLFLVPLYVDPAISTLAADFSPEPVICTTSRREELYGLFNCTWSSCREGCTSDVYRCTHIYVTYTPWSNNTMKNDTGGKGNSSSSVGVVHTSTTTVPTPGDVEAALLVNIKGCGYPPIVDCDNFTRELGYEGAKFPCHYSRVNGSIVMANYDREAQVTTIIHFFAAPFVVTLATSVALCVMHCDCRCSPPPRHSSRGIRRARGNDLRIELCKFCNIHIGD, encoded by the exons ATGCGCGGGAGCAGCTCCGAGCTCTTGCTGGAGGCGAGCTGCGTCCAGTGTCAGAGCGATCATCCAAGCCAGCATAGGCATCAGCAGGACGAGAAGCACGACTTCCAGACGCGAGAGCTACGTCGTCGCAAGCTGTTGGAGTTCGGGTTCGGCGCTTCGCGGCGCCGACCGCCACGGCGTACCTGCCGTCAGCGGTTCAACTTCTACGCCACCTCGGCACTGGCCTTCGTCGCGACGTCTGGCGGGGCGGCCCTACTATTTCTAGTGCCCCTGTACGTCGATCCGGCCATAAGCACCTTGGCCGCCGATTTCTCACCTGAACCGGTCATCTGCACCACCTCCAGGCGCGAGGAGCTCTACGGCCTGTTCAACTGCACATGGAGCTCGTGCCGCGAGGGATGCACCAGCGATGTTTACAGGTGTACGCATATCTACGTCACGTACACACCATGGAGCAACAACACCATGAAGAACGACACAGGCGGTAAAGGGAACTCCTCGAGCTCTGTCGGCGTCGTACACACGTCCACCACTACCG TGCCGACACCAGGGGACGTCGAGGCAGCCCTGCTAGTGAATATCAAAGGGTGCGGCTACCCGCCGATCGTCGACTGCGACAACTTCACCCGCGAATTGGGCTACGAGGGCGCGAAGTTCCCCTGCCATTATAGCCGCGTGAACGGCAGCATAGTGATGGCGAACTATGACCGCGAGGCGCAGGTTACCACCATCATACACTTCTTCGCGGCGCCGTTCGTAGTGACTCTCGCGACCAGCGTCGCTCTGTGTGTGATGCACTGTGACTGTAGGTGCAGCCCGCCACCACGACATTCGTCGCGCGGGATCCGAAGGGCCAGGGGCAACGATCTCAG